GGGCTGCTGCGGTCGCGCCGCCTCGCCAATGGCTACCGCGACTACCCACCGGAGGCAGTGCAATGGCTGTGCTACCTGCGCGCCGCCCAGGCACTCGGTTTTACCCTGGCCGAGATCGAGACCGGCCTGCCGCTGCTGGACGATCCGGCCGCCGCCGCGCCGCAACTGCGCGCTCAGTTGCGTGAAGCGTTGCTGCGCAAATTGGACGACATCGACGCGCGCATCGCGGGCTTGTCCGCCTTGCGCGCCGACCTGACGCGTGAACTGGCGCGACCCGGCTTCGGCTGCCCCGTTCTGGAGGAACAAGCCGTCGCATGAGGAGGCCGCGATGACCTGGGATATCGAATTCTCATCCGACAAATTCCTGCCGACGTTGCCGGAAGATTGCCAGGCCCATCCCGGCGTCTACGGTTTCGAGCTGGCCTTGTGGCTGGCGCAGGCGCTGTGCCGGCAGGGCATCGTCACCGGCTATCCGAGCGCGGACGACTGGGGCTGGTGCCTCGACTATGCGCCGACCGATGCGATGTGGCTGACGATCGCCTGCGCCAGCACATGCGCGGCCGAGGAGGGCTATTGCGCCAGCCGATCGGCTGGGCCGTATCGATCCGCGAACGGCGCAGCCTGGAGCAGCGTCTCCGCAACGTGTCGAACCACGCGGCGCTGGAAGACCTGGGCCGGCAGATCGTCGACCTGCTGCGGGCCGAACGGATCGCCGTGCGCGTGCAGCCTGCCGCGTAAGATTTTGTTACAGGAAACTGTCAGCCACCCGCGATGGGCCCGCGTTAACAGCACAGGCGCCGACGAAGGCGCACGACCATCGATGGAGATCTCATGAAACGCCTGCTTGTCGCCGCCGCCGTGCTGGCCACCTTGACCCATGCCGCCTTTGCCGGCGAACTGACCCTGTTCTCGGACAGTAATTTCCAGGGCCAGCGCATCACCATCGATCGCGACGTACCGAACCTGCGCGACTTCGACTTCAACGACCGTGCGTCGAGTGTCGTCGTCAGCGCCGGCACGTGGCTGCTGTGCGAACACGCGAACTTCGGCGGCCGCTGCGCCGAGTTCGGCCCGGGTGAATATCGCGAACTGCCGGGTTTTAATGACATCATCTCGTCGGCCCGCCAGATCGACCGCGGCCGGGGCCGTTGGCGTGACCGCGAAGGCTGGCGCGACAACGACCGCGACGGCTGGCGCGGCGACGGTTGGCGTGGCGACGGCTGGCGTGGCGGCGACCGCGGCGGTCCCGACGTCCTGATGTTCGCCGGTCCGGGCTTCGAAGGTGCGCAAGTGGAACTGTCGCAGGATGTGCGCTCGCTGAACGACGTCGGCTTCAACGACCGCGCCACCTCGATGATCATCCGCGAAGGCCGCTGGGAATTCTGCGAACACGCCGACTTCCGCGGCGAGTGCATCGTCCTGGGCCCGGGCCGCTACGAATTCCTCGAGCGGATGAACAACCGCATCTCGTCGATGCGCCGCATCCGCTGAAACCGGGGTCAGAGCCCGAATTTAGGAAATTGCCCAAAACCGGGCTCTGACCCCGGTGCTAGTTAAGCAGCGCCACGCCCTTGATCTGGGCCCACAGCTGCAGGCCCGGTGCGATGCCCAGTTCGCGGCGTGAGCGTTCGGTGATGCGGGCCAGCAGCGGGGAATCGCCGATCCGCAGCTGCACCAGCACGTGGCCCGGCGTGTCGGTCGCGGCGACCGCCGTCACCACGGCCGGCAGACGGTTGACGATGCTGGAGCCTTGCGGATGCTCCAGCACCAGGCTGACGTCGCGCGCGTGGATGCGGCAGCGCAAATGCGTGCCGATGGTTTCCCGGCGCCGTCCCACCAACAGCACGCCGCCCGCGAATTCCAGGCGCGACAGCGCATCTTGCTCGTGGCCGGCCAGCATCGTGTCCAGCACGACGCCGGCCTCGTCGGCGAAGCTGGGCGGCAGGTCCACGCGCGCCAGGGTCTCCGTCAGCGGTCCGCTGGCCACGGCGTGTCCCTCGTCCAGCAGCACCAGATGATCGGCCAGCCGCGCGACTTCGTCCGGCGCGTGGCTCACGTAGACGATCGGGATCGCCAGTTCCTCGTGCATCCGTTCCAGATAGGGCAGAATTTCCAGCTTGCGGCGCAGGTCGAGCGCGGCCAGCGGTTCGTCCATCAGCAGCAGCCGCGGCGACGCGAGCAGGGCGCGCGCGATCGCCACGCGCTGGCGTTCTCCGCCCGACAGGCCGTCGGGCCGCCGGTCGAGCAGGCCTTTGATACCCAGCAGTTCGGTCACCGGCTCCAGCGCGAAGCGGCGATCCTGCACCGGCACGCGCTTGCGGCCGAACTCCAGGTTGGCGCACACGGACAGGTGCGGGAACAGGCTCGCTTCCTGGAATACATAGCCGAGGGCACGCCTGTGCACGGGGAGGAAAACGCCGCGCGCATCGTCCTGCCAAACGTTGTCGCCGAGCGCGACGTAGCCGCCTAGCGCGTGCTCCAGGCCGGCGATCGCGCGCAGGATCGTCGTCTTGCCCGAACCGGAAGGGCCGAACAGGGCGCTGATGCCGCACTGGGGCAGGGCCAGGTCGACGTCCAGTTGAAACGCGCCGCGGTCGATGCGCAGGCGCACATGCAATCCGCCCGCCATCAGCGCCGTCCTTTCATCGCCTGCGGATACGACGTGTACAGCGCCAGCAGCACGATGAAGCTGAAGGCCAGCATGCCGCCCGCGAGCCAGTGCGCCTGCGCGTATTCGAGCGCTTCCACGTGGTCGTAGATCTGCACGGACACGACCCGCGTCTTATCCGGGATATTCCCGCCGATCATGAGCACGACGCCGAATTCGCCCACCGTGTGCGCGAAACCGAGCACGGCGCCGGACAGGAAGCCGGGCCGGGCCAGCGGCACCGCGACCGACCAGAACGCGTCCCACGGACTCGCGCGCAATGTCGCCGCCACTTCCAGCGGCCGCGTGCCGATCGCCTCGAACGCGTTCTGCAGCGGCTGCACGACGAAGGGCAGCGAATAGCACACGGACGCCAGCACGAGGCCGCCGAACGAAAAGGGCAGCAGGCCGATGCCGAGCGCCTCCGTGAGCTTGCCGACGGGGCCGTTCGGTCCCAGCACCAGCAGCAGATAAAAGCCGATCACGGTGGGCGGCAGCACGAGGGGCAGGGCGACGACGGCCCCCACCGCGTGACGCAGGCGCGAGCGCGTGCGCGCGAGCCACCAGGCGATCGGCGTGCCGACCACCAGCAGCAGCAGGGTCACGACGGCCGCCAGTTCCAGCGTCAACCGGACGGCCGCGAGGTCGGCGTCGTCGAGCGTCACAATTCGTAGCCGTATGAACGGATGATGTCCCTGGCCTTGTTCGATTTCAGATAGTCTGCCAGCGCCTTGGCGGCCGGATTGGCGCTGCCCTTGGCGAGGATGACGGCGTCCTGGCGGATGGGACTGTGCAGGTTCGCGGGCACGATCCAGCCCGAGCCCGACGTGAATTTGCCGTCGCGATAAACCTGCGACAGCGCGACGAAGCCCAGCGGCGCATTGCCCGTGCTGACGAACTGGTAGGCCTGGGCGATGTTCTCGCCCTGCACGAGCTTGCCCTGCACGCGGTCGTACAGGTTCAACTTGGTCAGCGTTTCGACGGCCGCCGCGCCGTACGGGGCCGTCTTGGGGTTGGCGATCGCGAGGTGGGCATAGTCGCCGTTTTTCAGGACCTGGCCCCGGGCGTCGACATAACCGTCTTTCGCGGACCACAGCACCAGCTTGCCGGTCGCATAGGTAAAGCGCGTGCCGGGGATGGCGTGGTGCTCCGCTTCCAGTTTCGTCGGGGTGTCGTCGTCGGCCGCCAGCAGCACCTCGAACGGCGCGCCGTTGACGATCTGGGCGTAGAACTTGCCCGTGGCGCCGAAGGCCAGCACGGCCTTGTGGCCCGTGTCCTTTTCGAATTCCGCCGCGATTCTATGCATCGGCGCGGTGAAGTTGGCGGCCACGGCCACCTGCACATCATCGGCCTGGGCGGTACCCCATGCCATCAGGGCCAGCAAGCCGGCAAGATGCTTCATGTTCGACTCCTGTCGTTCGCGTTATATAGTAAAGTATATAATGAAACAAAATACGTTGTGGGCGATAACGTCTGTAAGGCATCGCATATACTTCTCAAGCCAAACAGGAGACATCGTGGGAAGTGACAGCACAGGCTTCGCGCTGCAGGGGTCCGTCTGGATGACGGTCGGCGGCGAGAAATTCGGCGGCCCGGGACGGGTCGAGCTGCTGGCCGCGATCGCCCGGACGGGATCGATCAGCCAGGCCGCGAAAGCGCTCGGCGTCAGCTACAAAGGCGCCTGGGACGCGATCGACGCGATGAACAACCTGGCCGGCGAAGCGCTGGTGGAACGCGTCGCCGGGGGCAAGGGCGGGGGCGGCACGCGGCTGACGGCGCGCGGCGAGCAACTGGTGAGGAACTTCCGCACGATCGAGCAACTCCACCAGCAATTCGTGGAGCAACTCAACGAGCAGGCCGGCAATCTTTCCGCCGATATCACCCTGATCAGCAGACTGAACATGAAAACCAGCGCGCGCAACCAATTCTTCGGCACGGTATCCCGGGTCCAGCCCGGCGCCGTCAATGACGAAATCGAGATCGACATCGCCGGCGGGCACAAGATCGTCGCCATCGTCACCCATGAGAGCACCGAAAACCTTGGCCTCGAACCGGACGCCCAGGCATTCGCCCTGATCAAGGCATCGTCGATCATCCTCCTCACGGAAGCCGAGGGCGCCCGCTTCTCGGCCCGCAACCGCCTCGAGGGTACGGTGTCCCGTCTGGTACCGGGCGCGGTCAACACCGAAGTCGTCCTCGAGCTGGCGGGCGGCGGCACCATTGCCGCCATCATCACCAACGAGAGCGCACGGTCGCTCGAACTGGCCGAGGGCAGGACGGCCACGGCGATGTTCAAGGCATCGAGCGTGATCGTCGGCGTCCCGGCTTAAGGATACGCAAGATTACAAGCGCAGGCTCATCGGCCATGCATATCGGGTAAATTTAGGATAGGTCAAATACGCTCCATTCTCCCCCGCGCAAGATCGCCAGTCAGCGCGCTCCCTTCGAACGTTTACCGGAGAATGGAAAATGGAAAAGTTATGGAAATTCCTGGCCTGTGTCGCGGGTTTTCTCGCCTTGACGGCGGTATCCCACGCATCGGCGAGCGACTTTTATCGCCAGCGCAACCTGGTATCGGACAGCGCCGCCGTGCCGGCGGAGCAACGCGATCCCAACCTCGTGAATGCCTGGGGCCTGGCCTTCAATCCATACGGCGTGGCCTGGGTCGCCGATAACCACACGGGCGTCGCGACCCTGTACAACGGCAATGGCAATCCGCAGAGCCTCGTGGTCACCGTGCCCGGCGCGGGCGGCGCCGCGGGCAGCCCGACGGGCACCGTGTTCTACGGCGGCCCCGGCTTCGTCGTGAGCAAGGGCACCGCATCCGGCCCCAGCCGCTTCCTGTTCGCCAGCGAAGACGGCGGCATCGCCGGCTGGGCACCCAACGTCGACAGGACGCACGCCATCCGCGTGATCGACAACAGTGCCCGCAAGGCCGTCTACAAGGGCCTCGCCCTCAGCGGCAACGGACGCGACACGCTGCTGTACGCCACCGACTTCCACAACGGTAAGGTCGATGTGTACGACAGCAACTTCAAACCGGTCTATTTGGCCGGCAAATTCCAGGACCCGCAATTGCCGGCAGGCTTTGCGCCGTTCGGCATCCAGTCCGTCGGCGGCGATCTCTACGTCACGTTTGCCAAGCAGGACGCACAGCGCATGGACGACGTGCCGGGCCGGGGCCTGGGTGTCGTCGACGTGTTCGATCCGGACGGGCATCTGCTGCGCCGCCTCATCACCGGCGGCGCACTCAATGCGCCCTGGGGCATCGCGCTGGCCCCCGCCAGCTTCGGCCGCTTCGCCAACCGCCTGCTGGTCGGGAACTTCGGCGACGGGCTGATCAACGCCTACGACCCCGCGACCGGCAAATGGCTGGGCCGCCTGAAGGCGCCGCACGGCAA
This genomic stretch from Massilia putida harbors:
- a CDS encoding MerR family transcriptional regulator, with amino-acid sequence MQIGELAAATSLSRDTLRFYEKRGLLRSRRLANGYRDYPPEAVQWLCYLRAAQALGFTLAEIETGLPLLDDPAAAAPQLRAQLREALLRKLDDIDARIAGLSALRADLTRELARPGFGCPVLEEQAVA
- a CDS encoding beta/gamma crystallin family protein produces the protein MKRLLVAAAVLATLTHAAFAGELTLFSDSNFQGQRITIDRDVPNLRDFDFNDRASSVVVSAGTWLLCEHANFGGRCAEFGPGEYRELPGFNDIISSARQIDRGRGRWRDREGWRDNDRDGWRGDGWRGDGWRGGDRGGPDVLMFAGPGFEGAQVELSQDVRSLNDVGFNDRATSMIIREGRWEFCEHADFRGECIVLGPGRYEFLERMNNRISSMRRIR
- the modC gene encoding molybdenum ABC transporter ATP-binding protein: MAGGLHVRLRIDRGAFQLDVDLALPQCGISALFGPSGSGKTTILRAIAGLEHALGGYVALGDNVWQDDARGVFLPVHRRALGYVFQEASLFPHLSVCANLEFGRKRVPVQDRRFALEPVTELLGIKGLLDRRPDGLSGGERQRVAIARALLASPRLLLMDEPLAALDLRRKLEILPYLERMHEELAIPIVYVSHAPDEVARLADHLVLLDEGHAVASGPLTETLARVDLPPSFADEAGVVLDTMLAGHEQDALSRLEFAGGVLLVGRRRETIGTHLRCRIHARDVSLVLEHPQGSSIVNRLPAVVTAVAATDTPGHVLVQLRIGDSPLLARITERSRRELGIAPGLQLWAQIKGVALLN
- the modB gene encoding molybdate ABC transporter permease subunit, yielding MTLDDADLAAVRLTLELAAVVTLLLLVVGTPIAWWLARTRSRLRHAVGAVVALPLVLPPTVIGFYLLLVLGPNGPVGKLTEALGIGLLPFSFGGLVLASVCYSLPFVVQPLQNAFEAIGTRPLEVAATLRASPWDAFWSVAVPLARPGFLSGAVLGFAHTVGEFGVVLMIGGNIPDKTRVVSVQIYDHVEALEYAQAHWLAGGMLAFSFIVLLALYTSYPQAMKGRR
- the modA gene encoding molybdate ABC transporter substrate-binding protein; this translates as MKHLAGLLALMAWGTAQADDVQVAVAANFTAPMHRIAAEFEKDTGHKAVLAFGATGKFYAQIVNGAPFEVLLAADDDTPTKLEAEHHAIPGTRFTYATGKLVLWSAKDGYVDARGQVLKNGDYAHLAIANPKTAPYGAAAVETLTKLNLYDRVQGKLVQGENIAQAYQFVSTGNAPLGFVALSQVYRDGKFTSGSGWIVPANLHSPIRQDAVILAKGSANPAAKALADYLKSNKARDIIRSYGYEL
- a CDS encoding TOBE domain-containing protein, producing the protein MTVGGEKFGGPGRVELLAAIARTGSISQAAKALGVSYKGAWDAIDAMNNLAGEALVERVAGGKGGGGTRLTARGEQLVRNFRTIEQLHQQFVEQLNEQAGNLSADITLISRLNMKTSARNQFFGTVSRVQPGAVNDEIEIDIAGGHKIVAIVTHESTENLGLEPDAQAFALIKASSIILLTEAEGARFSARNRLEGTVSRLVPGAVNTEVVLELAGGGTIAAIITNESARSLELAEGRTATAMFKASSVIVGVPA
- a CDS encoding TIGR03118 family protein, whose translation is MEKLWKFLACVAGFLALTAVSHASASDFYRQRNLVSDSAAVPAEQRDPNLVNAWGLAFNPYGVAWVADNHTGVATLYNGNGNPQSLVVTVPGAGGAAGSPTGTVFYGGPGFVVSKGTASGPSRFLFASEDGGIAGWAPNVDRTHAIRVIDNSARKAVYKGLALSGNGRDTLLYATDFHNGKVDVYDSNFKPVYLAGKFQDPQLPAGFAPFGIQSVGGDLYVTFAKQDAQRMDDVPGRGLGVVDVFDPDGHLLRRLITGGALNAPWGIALAPASFGRFANRLLVGNFGDGLINAYDPATGKWLGRLKAPHGKAIRIDGLWGIAFGNGLNDQPIDTLFFAAGPDDENHGLYGRIDVAPGDEHDDTPEPQ